From Oscillatoria sp. FACHB-1407, a single genomic window includes:
- the topA gene encoding type I DNA topoisomerase, protein MPNLLLIESPGKIAKLKQILGNGWIVKASMGHVRELADEGEDALGFQFTGTTVQCRYVPRDAKAKKVLTDLRQAVKQADRVLIGCDEDREGEVISWHLAQELRLKNPQRVVYHEITPQAVRQAIAHPRPLDDNLIAAGRARDCLDKLVGYKGSKYVVWKLNIGAKSMGRVQSATLHLLCQREREIQAFQPHDFWSVWVDYAEGFRAFYRVKLNATAQAGGVETADDTGESTAAPESDQVLSQAEADRLVAIAQTHPHQVVSTEGKIAHQSPPPPFTTSTLQQVAGAKLRFSPDKTMQVAQSLYEKGLITYMRTDSVSLSPEFCQTVRQWLEARDPDNVPKRATQHRSRKEAQEAHEAIRPTDVHRPSTQLRTELSGDEFDLYVLIWKRAVASQCNSARLRKTRVITRSGPLYWEARGQVVEFPGYTRYWQNLQADAQLPLLTPEQALTLERSQADKKQTQPPPRYSEPKLVQLMERKGIGRPSTYAPTIKTLKQRDYVHLHQGKLQPTKLGLSLDAALEKLLTKLVDPVFTAEMEQALDRIAQGEIGWEEWLLNWNQGYFMPALDQAQKLMMQHMADSTHSQPVALTDVPCPQCQHEMARIPSRKLTKGFFLKCQQCDDSVLFWSEQTQQWEQPRRKAVSDSAGSSGKLTSYPCPVCRQPLEEYTYQKDGQQKVMLRCRDRTKRQESKHKDAVYFYTAKGSFWSPKFGDLNTTPERSATD, encoded by the coding sequence ATGCCTAACCTACTTTTGATTGAGTCTCCTGGAAAAATTGCCAAGCTGAAGCAGATTCTCGGCAACGGATGGATTGTCAAAGCAAGTATGGGGCACGTGCGCGAGCTAGCCGATGAAGGGGAGGATGCGCTCGGCTTCCAGTTTACCGGGACGACCGTGCAATGTCGCTATGTGCCTCGCGATGCCAAAGCTAAGAAGGTACTAACGGATTTGAGGCAAGCCGTTAAGCAGGCTGACCGTGTTCTGATCGGATGCGATGAAGACCGGGAAGGCGAAGTTATCAGTTGGCATTTGGCACAGGAGTTACGGCTGAAAAATCCTCAACGGGTGGTCTACCACGAAATTACGCCGCAGGCAGTTAGACAGGCGATCGCCCATCCGCGTCCGTTGGATGACAATTTGATTGCAGCAGGGAGAGCACGAGACTGTCTTGATAAACTGGTGGGCTACAAAGGTAGCAAGTATGTTGTCTGGAAACTCAACATCGGCGCGAAGTCGATGGGGCGAGTCCAAAGCGCAACACTGCATCTGCTGTGTCAGCGAGAACGAGAGATTCAAGCCTTTCAGCCGCACGATTTCTGGTCGGTTTGGGTGGACTATGCGGAAGGATTTCGTGCTTTTTATCGAGTCAAGCTGAATGCCACTGCCCAGGCAGGCGGTGTAGAAACCGCAGATGATACGGGGGAATCAACGGCGGCTCCTGAATCGGATCAAGTTCTATCACAAGCTGAAGCCGATCGATTAGTGGCGATCGCCCAAACCCACCCGCATCAGGTTGTTTCAACTGAGGGCAAGATTGCGCATCAGTCGCCGCCGCCACCCTTTACAACCTCTACTCTGCAACAGGTAGCAGGCGCGAAGTTACGGTTTAGCCCCGATAAAACGATGCAGGTTGCTCAATCCCTCTACGAAAAGGGATTGATTACCTATATGCGAACAGACAGCGTGAGCTTAAGTCCTGAGTTCTGTCAGACCGTGCGTCAATGGCTAGAAGCCCGCGATCCAGACAACGTTCCCAAACGTGCGACACAGCACCGCAGTCGCAAAGAAGCCCAGGAGGCCCATGAAGCGATTCGCCCGACCGATGTTCATCGCCCTTCCACGCAACTCAGAACCGAGCTATCAGGGGATGAGTTTGACCTGTACGTTCTCATTTGGAAACGAGCGGTTGCATCTCAGTGCAACTCTGCTCGCTTAAGGAAAACACGAGTCATTACTCGATCAGGACCACTTTACTGGGAAGCCAGAGGACAGGTTGTCGAGTTTCCTGGCTACACGCGCTACTGGCAAAACCTTCAGGCAGATGCCCAATTGCCCCTCCTCACACCTGAACAAGCACTGACGCTGGAGCGATCGCAAGCAGATAAAAAGCAAACTCAGCCACCACCTCGCTACTCCGAGCCGAAGCTGGTACAACTGATGGAGCGCAAGGGTATTGGACGACCCTCCACCTATGCCCCCACGATAAAAACCTTAAAGCAGCGCGACTATGTGCATCTGCATCAGGGCAAGCTTCAGCCGACCAAATTGGGTTTATCGTTGGATGCTGCTCTGGAAAAGCTGCTGACCAAACTGGTTGATCCCGTGTTTACGGCTGAGATGGAACAGGCACTCGATCGCATCGCGCAAGGGGAGATTGGCTGGGAAGAATGGCTGCTGAACTGGAACCAGGGTTACTTTATGCCCGCACTGGATCAGGCGCAAAAGTTGATGATGCAGCACATGGCAGACTCTACACATAGCCAACCTGTCGCGTTAACCGATGTTCCCTGTCCTCAGTGTCAGCATGAGATGGCACGAATTCCCAGTCGCAAGCTGACGAAGGGATTTTTCCTGAAATGCCAGCAATGCGACGACTCAGTTCTGTTTTGGAGTGAGCAAACTCAGCAGTGGGAGCAACCCCGGCGTAAGGCGGTGTCTGACTCGGCAGGGTCTTCCGGGAAACTGACTTCCTATCCCTGCCCCGTTTGTCGTCAGCCGCTAGAAGAATACACCTATCAGAAGGATGGACAGCAAAAGGTGATGCTGCGTTGTCGCGATCGCACAAAGCGACAAGAGAGTAAACACAAGGATGCCGTGTATTTCTATACGGCTAAAGGAAGCTTCTGGAGTCCCAAATTTGGCGATTTGAATACAACACCCGAACGATCAGCAACAGACTAG
- a CDS encoding SDR family NAD(P)-dependent oxidoreductase, producing MALKSAGFITYATARNPQTLSDLVAKGCHVLQLDLTSEASMLAAVRSIEAKHGAISVLVNNAGYNQIGPLEELTMEEIRCQFETNVFGLLRMCQLVLPGMRSQGYGRIINVGSIGGTFTTPGNGAYHASKYAVESFTDALRYEVQPFGVEVILIQPTGVRTPFVEKLYALMPQTGSDSPYAAFKQNIEAQVQQMFGGNAWGILTPEDVAQVIVQASLVRRPQTRYKVGLGGKIFFWVRRLLPDRAWDALMSRMFPMGEVSGSKTHRKAAPIKDFNAMN from the coding sequence ATCGCCCTCAAATCAGCCGGGTTCATCACCTATGCAACCGCTCGAAATCCACAAACATTAAGTGATTTGGTCGCAAAAGGGTGCCATGTTCTTCAACTCGATCTTACGAGTGAAGCGTCAATGCTTGCCGCTGTGCGATCAATCGAGGCAAAGCACGGTGCTATTTCTGTACTGGTCAACAATGCGGGCTACAACCAGATTGGTCCCTTAGAAGAGTTGACGATGGAGGAGATTCGCTGTCAGTTTGAAACTAATGTGTTTGGCTTACTGCGGATGTGTCAACTGGTGCTGCCAGGGATGCGATCGCAAGGCTATGGGCGGATTATCAACGTGGGTTCGATTGGTGGAACCTTCACAACCCCTGGCAATGGTGCTTATCATGCCAGCAAGTATGCCGTTGAATCCTTCACAGATGCCTTACGCTACGAGGTTCAACCTTTTGGAGTGGAGGTGATCTTAATTCAACCAACCGGAGTCCGAACGCCTTTTGTCGAGAAGCTTTATGCGTTGATGCCTCAAACGGGAAGTGATAGCCCCTATGCAGCGTTCAAACAAAACATTGAGGCGCAAGTTCAGCAGATGTTTGGGGGAAATGCCTGGGGCATTCTAACTCCAGAAGATGTGGCTCAGGTGATTGTGCAAGCGTCTCTGGTTCGTCGTCCTCAGACTCGTTACAAAGTTGGGTTAGGCGGAAAGATTTTCTTCTGGGTTCGCCGTTTGTTACCCGATCGCGCCTGGGATGCGTTGATGTCTCGTATGTTTCCGATGGGTGAGGTATCAGGGTCGAAAACTCATCGTAAAGCTGCACCGATTAAAGATTTTAACGCAATGAATTGA
- a CDS encoding transglutaminase-like domain-containing protein, with amino-acid sequence MEEYLRASEVIDWHHPEIIELAKQIASGHETSRAIAKACFEWVRDEIRHSFDYQMNPVTCRASDVLKYKTGYCYAKSHLLAALLRANQIPAGFCYQRLSIDDKGAPYSLHGFNAIYLPEIGWYRVDARGNKDGVNAQFSPPQEQLAFKIQFPEEADFHAILSEPLQIVVEALQAQATWDDMLRYLPDLALESAKNYGLVTNNEYAPAS; translated from the coding sequence ATGGAAGAATACTTAAGAGCCAGTGAAGTTATTGATTGGCATCATCCTGAAATTATCGAGCTTGCAAAACAAATTGCATCAGGGCATGAAACATCAAGGGCGATCGCAAAAGCGTGCTTCGAGTGGGTACGAGATGAAATTCGTCATAGCTTTGATTACCAAATGAACCCCGTGACTTGTCGCGCTTCTGATGTTCTTAAATACAAAACAGGTTATTGCTATGCTAAGAGCCATTTGCTGGCAGCATTACTACGAGCAAACCAGATTCCAGCAGGATTTTGTTATCAGCGATTAAGTATTGATGATAAGGGTGCTCCCTACAGCCTACATGGTTTCAATGCTATCTATTTACCTGAAATTGGTTGGTATCGAGTTGATGCAAGAGGTAATAAAGACGGTGTGAACGCTCAATTTTCTCCTCCACAGGAACAGTTAGCGTTTAAGATTCAGTTTCCTGAAGAGGCGGATTTTCATGCAATTCTTTCTGAGCCACTTCAGATTGTCGTAGAGGCGTTACAAGCACAAGCTACATGGGATGATATGCTCCGTTATCTTCCAGATCTTGCTTTAGAGTCTGCAAAGAATTACGGTCTTGTGACAAATAACGAGTATGCGCCAGCTAGCTAA
- a CDS encoding helix-turn-helix domain-containing protein, with protein MSAIEQSKLAALIRETRQWLDLSQVKFAEKRGVSFQRVNCWEQGRTKPMPIALKQIELLLQQMGEQGANFLAQYL; from the coding sequence ATGTCTGCAATTGAGCAGTCAAAGCTGGCAGCCTTGATACGCGAAACGCGACAGTGGCTTGACCTCTCACAGGTCAAATTTGCCGAAAAGCGGGGTGTTTCCTTTCAACGTGTGAATTGTTGGGAGCAGGGACGCACAAAGCCTATGCCAATCGCATTGAAGCAGATCGAACTGCTACTACAGCAGATGGGGGAACAGGGCGCAAACTTTCTTGCTCAATATTTATAG
- a CDS encoding ATP-binding protein: MTGSVQDKAVNSIFANRGAMGELMESLDWSQTPVGSVQSWSQSLKSLVKTLLTSRYPMVLTWGGEFTQFYNDAYSQLIGDKHPAALGTDIRETLAEAWDTLGPMIQRVMATGVANWTPALPLVLERAGYREESYFSVSHAPAEDDDGQIVGMLAVCSEVTQQVLGERRLRLLRDLAAQTGETRSVQDTCQDLMMAIAAHPLDVPFALLYLREPDGRTLTLQGTVGLTVDDQLCPHSIDLATASATTRPLWSFASVVTGETVLAEALDQHMIVSGGPWNEPVHTALMMPIASSGKAATLGVLVAGVNPNRALDEGYRSFYELLVGQVSVSIRNAQAYEEERRRAEMLAELDRAKTAFFSNVSHEFRTPLTLMLNPLKEVLQSNQLPLAEREKITIAQRNAQRLLKLVNTLLDFSRIEAGRAQAYLEPTDLAAYTVELTSLFQSAIEQAGLRLIVDCPPLPQPVSVDRDMWEKIVLNLLSNAFKFTFKGEIRVSLRVEERESGGVEEYSSAPLPLYPCVILEVQDTGTGIPTADLPRLFERFHRVAGAQGRTFEGTGIGLSLVQELVHLHNGAIAVESTLGQGSTFRVQLPMNPTTTVAGHSVGIASALENHYRDNQTQPADSAALYVQEASSWLPEDVSRGVEERRSEQVQSPSPPLLLSPFASDSSPARIFLIDDNADMRNYLHRILSKFYQVEVFTEGSAALDAARAVTPDLVLSDVMMPGMDGFELLKQLRRDPQTREIPILLLSARAGEEAAVEGLNAGADDYLVKPFSARELLARVAVNVELGRSRQAAARRRLDQVLSSVSDFIYTFDLAGRFTYANQPLLDLWQKPLAEIVGKNFFDLDYPPDLADRLQQQIQHVITTRQPLKDETPYTSASGTSFYEYIFVPLIDTDGAVEAVAGTGRDISDRKRAEAALRESEQQFRTLTTTIPQLIWTATPDGNVDYLSQQWVDYIGLPPEQLYDWQWQDVVHPEDLPNTVRDWGRSLETGEPVDIKHRFRFRTGEWRWQLVRGTPIKDETGQVTKWVGTCTDIQSEIDAQAIIQATNDRLKLLSEMTNELLLNENPQSFLSTLFQKLSAHLNLEIYVNYLLQEDRQRLRLIAHSGLSTEVASAVEFLDLGQAVCGYVVQQREAAVIEHALESSSFLAAPLQTIGIRAYASYPLMVNHQAIGTLGFGTRIRDRFLPEELELMQTVCDQVSTALQRSRLIKALQQRAEELAQANRIKDEFLAVLSHELRSPLNPILGWTQLLQSGKLDAVRQSEALNTIERNAKLQTQLIEDLLDISRIMQGKLSLTVAPVSLTFVISAALETVRLAAEAKNIGIILNLAPEVASVSGDAARLQQVVWNLLSNAVKFTPRGGQVTVELKQMGQLAQIRVIDTGKGINPQFLPHMFEYFRQEDGSTTRKFGGLGLGLAIARQIVEMHGGTVWAESQGEGQGATFILQLPLLESRASGIESRENPPGFPLSTPHSPLTGLHILLVDDELDTREFQAFVLKQGGAKVTAVASAFEALQTLNQFTPDILVSDIGMPGMDGYMLMQQIRSRLSNQGKTTSKGDLLLKAIALTAYAAEVDQQRALQAGFQAHLTKPVEPETLVQTIARLCGG; encoded by the coding sequence ATGACAGGTTCAGTGCAGGACAAGGCGGTTAACTCAATTTTTGCGAATCGTGGCGCAATGGGTGAGTTGATGGAATCGCTCGATTGGTCACAAACACCCGTCGGGTCAGTACAGTCCTGGTCACAAAGTCTCAAATCGCTGGTCAAGACATTACTCACCTCGCGCTATCCAATGGTGTTGACTTGGGGAGGTGAGTTCACGCAGTTCTACAACGATGCTTACTCTCAGTTAATTGGGGATAAGCATCCAGCCGCCCTAGGAACAGACATCCGAGAAACCCTGGCAGAAGCCTGGGATACGCTTGGTCCAATGATTCAGCGGGTAATGGCAACAGGGGTCGCAAACTGGACTCCGGCACTGCCGCTGGTTCTAGAACGGGCTGGGTATCGAGAAGAATCCTACTTTAGCGTGTCGCACGCCCCTGCTGAAGATGATGATGGGCAGATTGTGGGTATGTTGGCAGTCTGTAGCGAGGTGACGCAGCAAGTTTTAGGAGAACGGCGACTCCGACTGTTACGAGATCTGGCTGCTCAAACAGGTGAAACGCGCAGTGTGCAAGACACTTGCCAGGATTTAATGATGGCGATCGCCGCTCATCCCTTAGACGTTCCGTTTGCCCTGCTTTATTTACGAGAGCCAGACGGCAGGACGCTTACCCTGCAAGGAACAGTGGGTTTAACCGTAGACGACCAGCTTTGCCCCCATTCGATCGATTTAGCGACTGCTTCAGCGACAACTCGCCCGCTCTGGTCGTTTGCATCAGTGGTGACTGGTGAAACTGTTTTAGCAGAAGCTTTGGATCAGCACATGATAGTGTCTGGAGGCCCCTGGAATGAACCAGTTCATACCGCGCTGATGATGCCGATCGCCTCCTCTGGTAAAGCTGCAACGCTAGGCGTATTGGTGGCTGGCGTGAACCCCAACCGAGCACTGGATGAGGGCTATCGATCGTTCTATGAGTTGTTAGTCGGACAGGTTTCCGTATCGATTCGCAATGCTCAGGCGTATGAGGAAGAACGCCGTCGTGCCGAAATGTTAGCTGAACTCGATCGAGCAAAGACAGCCTTCTTCTCGAATGTCAGCCACGAGTTTCGTACCCCTCTGACGTTGATGCTCAATCCTCTGAAGGAGGTGCTGCAAAGTAACCAGTTGCCACTCGCCGAACGAGAGAAAATCACGATCGCCCAACGCAATGCCCAGCGGCTACTCAAGCTCGTTAATACCCTGCTTGACTTTTCACGAATTGAAGCCGGACGGGCACAAGCCTATTTAGAACCCACGGATCTTGCCGCCTATACCGTTGAATTAACCAGTCTATTTCAGTCTGCCATTGAGCAAGCCGGACTGCGATTGATCGTAGATTGTCCCCCTTTGCCACAACCCGTGTCTGTAGATCGCGATATGTGGGAGAAGATTGTGCTGAATCTACTCTCAAATGCGTTTAAGTTCACCTTTAAGGGAGAGATTCGGGTGAGTCTGAGAGTGGAAGAGCGGGAGAGTGGAGGAGTGGAGGAGTACTCCTCTGCCCCTCTACCCCTCTACCCCTGCGTCATCCTTGAAGTCCAGGACACAGGTACAGGTATTCCGACTGCCGATCTGCCCCGGTTATTTGAGCGATTTCATCGTGTTGCAGGCGCACAGGGACGTACGTTTGAAGGTACAGGAATTGGGCTATCGCTGGTACAAGAACTGGTGCATCTACACAATGGCGCGATCGCCGTTGAGAGTACCCTGGGTCAGGGCAGTACGTTTCGAGTCCAGTTGCCGATGAACCCAACGACGACTGTTGCCGGACACAGCGTTGGTATAGCCTCGGCTTTGGAGAATCACTACCGCGACAATCAGACTCAACCAGCGGATAGTGCAGCCCTGTATGTGCAAGAGGCATCAAGCTGGCTACCAGAGGATGTGAGTAGAGGAGTAGAGGAGAGGAGGAGTGAGCAAGTGCAGTCTCCCTCTCCTCCTCTCCTCCTCTCCCCCTTCGCCTCAGATTCCTCTCCCGCTCGCATCTTCCTCATTGATGACAATGCCGATATGCGGAACTATCTACACCGCATCTTGAGCAAGTTTTATCAAGTCGAGGTGTTTACTGAAGGATCAGCCGCACTTGATGCTGCTCGCGCTGTAACGCCCGATTTGGTTCTTAGCGATGTGATGATGCCGGGGATGGACGGGTTTGAGTTACTCAAGCAGTTGCGACGCGACCCTCAAACCCGCGAGATTCCCATTCTGCTGCTGTCTGCCCGTGCCGGAGAAGAAGCGGCAGTGGAAGGGCTAAATGCTGGAGCCGATGACTACCTGGTTAAGCCCTTTAGTGCCCGCGAACTGTTGGCACGAGTCGCTGTGAATGTGGAGTTGGGGCGATCGCGTCAAGCGGCGGCTCGTCGTCGCCTGGATCAGGTCTTGTCTTCTGTCTCTGATTTCATCTACACCTTTGATTTGGCAGGGCGGTTTACCTATGCCAACCAACCATTGCTGGATCTCTGGCAAAAACCATTGGCAGAAATTGTCGGTAAGAACTTTTTTGACCTCGACTACCCACCCGACTTAGCCGATCGCCTTCAGCAGCAAATTCAACACGTTATCACCACGCGCCAACCGCTCAAAGATGAAACACCTTACACCAGTGCTTCGGGTACAAGCTTCTATGAATACATTTTCGTGCCGCTGATTGATACAGATGGCGCAGTCGAAGCCGTTGCAGGTACGGGGCGGGATATCAGCGATCGCAAACGAGCAGAAGCTGCATTGCGCGAAAGCGAGCAGCAGTTCCGCACCCTGACCACGACAATTCCCCAATTGATTTGGACGGCAACGCCTGACGGCAACGTAGACTATCTGAGTCAGCAGTGGGTAGACTACATCGGGTTGCCGCCAGAACAGCTTTATGACTGGCAGTGGCAGGATGTCGTTCATCCAGAAGATCTGCCAAACACGGTGCGCGATTGGGGACGTAGCCTGGAAACGGGTGAACCTGTGGATATTAAACATCGTTTCCGCTTCCGCACGGGGGAATGGCGTTGGCAGTTGGTGCGCGGCACTCCCATTAAAGATGAGACTGGGCAGGTTACAAAGTGGGTGGGAACCTGCACCGACATCCAGAGTGAGATTGATGCTCAAGCCATAATTCAGGCGACCAATGATCGGCTAAAACTGCTTTCTGAGATGACTAACGAGTTGTTGTTAAATGAAAATCCCCAATCGTTTCTCAGTACCTTATTTCAAAAGTTATCGGCACACCTCAACTTAGAGATTTATGTCAATTATCTGTTACAGGAAGATAGACAACGGCTACGGCTCATCGCACATAGCGGTCTTTCCACCGAAGTTGCATCAGCGGTTGAATTTTTAGACCTGGGGCAAGCAGTGTGCGGCTATGTGGTTCAACAGCGAGAAGCGGCGGTCATTGAACATGCGCTGGAGTCTTCAAGTTTTCTGGCGGCTCCATTACAGACCATTGGCATCAGGGCTTACGCCAGTTACCCATTGATGGTGAACCATCAGGCAATCGGGACGCTTGGTTTTGGCACTCGCATTCGCGATCGCTTCTTACCAGAAGAACTGGAACTGATGCAGACGGTCTGCGATCAGGTGTCAACGGCTTTGCAGCGATCACGACTGATTAAGGCACTTCAGCAAAGAGCCGAAGAACTGGCTCAAGCCAACCGGATTAAAGATGAATTTTTGGCTGTCCTTTCCCATGAACTGCGATCGCCCCTGAATCCCATCCTGGGTTGGACTCAATTACTCCAGAGCGGCAAACTCGATGCTGTCCGTCAAAGCGAAGCCTTGAACACGATCGAACGGAACGCTAAACTCCAGACGCAACTGATCGAAGACTTGCTCGATATCTCCCGCATCATGCAAGGCAAACTCTCGCTCACGGTAGCTCCCGTTAGTTTGACCTTTGTGATTTCTGCCGCCCTAGAAACCGTGCGATTGGCCGCAGAAGCCAAAAATATTGGGATCATTCTGAATCTCGCTCCAGAGGTTGCCTCCGTTTCTGGAGATGCCGCCCGTTTGCAGCAAGTCGTGTGGAATTTGCTCAGCAATGCTGTCAAATTCACACCCCGTGGTGGGCAAGTGACCGTTGAACTCAAGCAAATGGGTCAACTCGCGCAAATTCGAGTCATCGATACGGGCAAAGGCATTAATCCACAGTTTTTGCCGCATATGTTTGAGTATTTTCGGCAAGAAGATGGCTCAACCACCCGCAAGTTTGGTGGATTGGGCTTAGGGTTGGCGATCGCCCGTCAAATTGTCGAAATGCACGGAGGAACTGTGTGGGCAGAGAGCCAGGGTGAAGGGCAAGGTGCAACCTTTATCCTGCAATTGCCATTGTTAGAGAGTAGGGCATCGGGAATAGAGAGTAGGGAAAATCCTCCTGGCTTTCCACTCTCCACTCCCCACTCCCCACTCACTGGATTGCACATTCTGCTGGTCGATGATGAGCTAGATACTCGTGAATTTCAAGCATTTGTGCTGAAACAAGGTGGCGCAAAAGTAACAGCGGTTGCTTCCGCGTTCGAGGCATTACAAACTTTGAATCAGTTCACGCCTGATATCTTAGTGAGTGACATTGGTATGCCAGGAATGGATGGCTATATGCTGATGCAGCAGATTCGCTCGCGTCTGTCCAACCAAGGAAAAACAACTTCAAAGGGAGATTTGTTATTAAAGGCAATTGCCCTGACAGCTTATGCCGCAGAGGTTGATCAGCAACGAGCACTGCAAGCAGGATTTCAAGCTCACCTCACCAAACCTGTAGAACCAGAGACGTTGGTGCAAACGATCGCTCGTCTATGTGGGGGGTGA
- a CDS encoding DUF5996 family protein, which yields MDNDFSNAPSNLSSEVWLPLPVAEWQDTNETLHLWTQIIGKIRLALAPKVNHWWHSTLYVTPRGLTTSAIPYGTRIFQITFDFLNHQLLIETSDGITKAIALMPRSVADFYQAVMSTLEDIGIEVKLWTIPQEVTDPIPFEQDIQHTAYDDECAQRFWRILVQCDRLLTIFRARYAGKCSPVHFFWGSFDLAVTRFSGRRAPDHPGGVPGMADWVTREAYSHEVSSCGFWFGKGSIEALFYAYAYPTPEGFKDYPVQPQEAFFSPEMQEFVLPYEAVRQASNSDAMVLSFLQSTYEAAANLGHWDRAALEYSPVLKL from the coding sequence ATGGACAATGATTTTAGTAACGCTCCGTCTAATTTATCCTCTGAGGTGTGGCTGCCCTTACCCGTCGCAGAGTGGCAAGATACGAATGAAACGCTTCATCTATGGACTCAAATTATCGGCAAGATTCGATTAGCACTTGCGCCTAAAGTCAATCACTGGTGGCATTCGACGCTCTATGTCACACCACGAGGACTCACCACTTCAGCTATTCCTTATGGAACTCGGATATTTCAAATCACCTTTGATTTTCTCAATCATCAGTTGCTTATTGAAACCAGTGATGGAATCACCAAAGCGATCGCACTGATGCCCCGCTCCGTTGCTGATTTTTATCAAGCAGTAATGAGTACCCTAGAAGATATTGGAATTGAGGTGAAGCTTTGGACGATACCTCAGGAAGTGACGGATCCCATTCCCTTTGAGCAAGATATCCAACACACTGCTTATGATGATGAGTGTGCTCAGAGATTTTGGCGAATTCTCGTGCAGTGCGATCGGTTACTGACGATTTTCCGCGCTCGTTATGCAGGGAAGTGTAGCCCAGTCCATTTCTTCTGGGGTAGCTTTGACCTGGCAGTGACTCGCTTCTCTGGACGACGTGCGCCAGACCATCCCGGTGGTGTTCCAGGGATGGCAGATTGGGTGACGCGAGAGGCTTACTCCCATGAGGTGAGCAGTTGTGGGTTCTGGTTTGGCAAAGGCTCGATCGAAGCGTTGTTCTACGCCTATGCCTATCCAACTCCCGAAGGGTTCAAAGACTACCCAGTGCAACCCCAGGAGGCATTCTTCAGTCCAGAAATGCAAGAGTTCGTTTTGCCCTACGAAGCAGTCAGGCAGGCAAGTAATTCAGATGCAATGGTGCTGTCATTCTTGCAAAGCACTTACGAAGCAGCCGCGAATTTAGGACATTGGGATCGCGCTGCCCTGGAATATAGTCCGGTGCTAAAACTTTAA
- a CDS encoding LysR substrate-binding domain-containing protein, translating to MELRHLRYFLAVAEELNFSQAAKRLHIAQPPLSQQIRDLEDELGVQLLERNKRPLQLTNAGQIFLKEVTTILGQVDQAVRSAQRAGRGEIGRLSIAFSNAATQSILIDILRVFRERFPDIELVLHELNSFQQIQSLQANKIDAGFVYLHQLDSTNIEYRSVTKEPLIVALHEFHPLSMCDRVSLKALAHESFILPPRQLGPGFYHKIIGLCQRAGFEPHVAHEAMWLQTVLSLVAARVGVALVPISTQQLQRTGVIYRPLQEKTFDVEMSVIWRKDDTSLVLHEFLKVIQDSMLKAY from the coding sequence ATGGAACTTCGTCATCTCCGTTATTTCTTAGCTGTAGCTGAGGAATTAAATTTCAGTCAGGCAGCAAAACGGCTTCACATTGCTCAACCCCCCCTGAGCCAACAAATTCGAGACTTAGAAGATGAACTGGGTGTACAACTTTTAGAGCGAAATAAACGACCGTTGCAGCTTACTAATGCAGGTCAAATCTTTCTCAAGGAAGTAACCACAATCTTAGGTCAGGTTGATCAAGCTGTAAGATCTGCTCAACGGGCAGGTCGAGGTGAAATTGGACGGCTTAGTATTGCCTTTAGCAATGCCGCTACCCAAAGCATATTAATTGACATTCTCCGGGTGTTCCGCGAACGTTTTCCCGACATTGAATTAGTTCTTCATGAATTGAATTCTTTTCAACAGATTCAGAGTTTGCAAGCCAACAAAATTGATGCAGGGTTTGTCTATCTGCACCAACTTGATAGCACCAATATTGAATATCGTTCTGTCACGAAGGAGCCGTTAATTGTTGCACTCCATGAGTTTCATCCCTTGTCAATGTGCGATCGCGTTTCCTTGAAAGCCTTGGCTCATGAATCGTTTATTTTGCCTCCTCGCCAGTTAGGTCCTGGCTTCTATCACAAAATTATCGGTCTTTGTCAACGTGCTGGATTTGAACCTCATGTCGCCCATGAAGCAATGTGGTTACAAACGGTGTTGAGTTTGGTTGCAGCCAGGGTTGGTGTTGCTTTAGTGCCAATCTCAACCCAACAGCTACAACGGACTGGTGTTATCTATCGTCCTCTGCAAGAGAAAACATTTGATGTTGAAATGTCAGTGATCTGGCGAAAGGATGATACCTCTCTAGTACTTCATGAGTTTCTTAAGGTGATTCAAGATTCAATGCTTAAAGCCTATTAG